CCGACGCCTCCATCTTCAGCGACCAGCTCATCCCTGACGACTGGACCTGGGACGACATCGGCAACTACTACGCCGCCGGCGTCGCGGGCGTCAACCTCCACGAAAACCTCTACCACCTCGACTTCCAAATCCCCAACCGCCAAGGCGACCCCACCACCATCACCGACATCCGGCCCGCCCAGACAGGCGTCGCATTCCACAACCGCGTCACCGCAGGACCCCCCGGATCAGGAGATCACGCCTACATCTACTCCACACCCTACGCCCAACTCGCCATCGTCCGCGGGACCCTCCCCTCCGACGCAGGAACCTACTCCATCCGCGGGGCTATCCAGGACCCCGCACTCTTCGCCGCCCGAGAACTCGTCGCCGCCCTCAACCGCGCCGGCATCGAAGTCACCGGAAAGCCAGCGGGAACTTTCCAGCAGCCACGACTCGGCGAAGGCGAGCGCAACACGCTCTGGACCCACACCTCCCCACCACTCTCCCGCGTCGCCTTCTGGCTCAACAAGCAGTCCGTCAACCTCTTCGCCGAAGCCGTGACCCTCACGCTCGCCGTCGAAGAAGGACGCACAGGAACAACCAACAGCGGCACCCAAGTCACCGTCGAAATCCTCGAGAGCCTGGGCGTCGATACCGCCGGCATGATCCTCGCCGACGGCAGCGGGCTCTCACGACGCAACGCTGTTACAGCTCGGCAAGTCTGCTCGATCCTCGAACGAATGACGGCCCATCCCTCGTTCCCCACCTTCTTCGACTCACTCCCCGCCGCTGGCGTCCCCGACGACCCCAGCTCGTTCTCAAGCCTCGGCGTCGACACGCCCGCCGCCAACAACCTCCGCGCCAAGAGCGGCTTCATCGGACACGTCCGCGCCTACGCTGGCTACGTCGAAGACGCCTCTGGCCGCCAACTAGCCTTCTGCCTGATCGCCAACGGCTTCCCGGGCTCCAGCGCCCCGGTCACCAACGCCTTCAAAGACCTGATGGTCGATCTCGCACGCCTCACCGATAAAGAAATGCCCGCCCCGTGACCTCCCCCCGGCTCATCATCAGACCCGCTGACCTCTCCGAAGCCCAGGACGCCAACAACCTCCTCCACCTGATCGATGCCTACGCCCGCGACCCCATCGGCAACGATGGACCCCTCGCCCCCGAAACCTACCAACGCCTCATCCCTGCCCTCCGCAGCCACCCCGCGACCCAAGCCCATCTCGCCCTCCTCGACGAGAAGCCCGTCGGCTACGCCATCACCCTCCTGAGTTTCTCCACCTTCAAAGCCGCCAACGTCCTCAACCTCCACGACATCGCCGTCCTCCCCGAGCACCGCGGGCAAGGCATCGGAAACGCCCTCCTCGACTACCTCGATCAGCACGCCCGCCAACTTGGCTGTTGCAAGATGACCCTCGAGGTTCGTGTCGATAATCCCGCCCAAAAACTCTACCAGCGGGTTGGCTTCGGCTCCGGCGAAGCCTTGGAGCACTTCCTCACCCGCTGGTGCCTGCCAGACTGACTCACCCCACTCGATATCTGCCCATTTCTTGCGCAGCGCTTACACTCCATACCTGCGGTTGCCTAGTATCAGAGCAGCGGGGAAGCCCTTAGCCCTAATAAGTCTTCTGGCACAAGCTTTGCAGCACTAATCGTAGCCAAGCTCCAGAACAGGTTGTCCGGGACCGAGTGCGAAGCTCACAGACGCCAACAGAACAGACTGCAGCATGCTCGTCGCCACACCACAC
This Phycisphaeraceae bacterium DNA region includes the following protein-coding sequences:
- the dacB gene encoding D-alanyl-D-alanine carboxypeptidase/D-alanyl-D-alanine-endopeptidase, with the protein product MIAIRSSLRGLATATLALAIAAPSTGSAQQSEPVTLDALRERIAEIENLPGLGRGQIAVCVVDVAGREVILARNAQRAMAPASVLKVVTSAAGLARLGPEYTWKTHLQTVGTVNDQGVLDGTLILKGSGDPTLGSWRFEADGFPGLTAWTDLAAKAVADAGIKTIQGDVLADASIFSDQLIPDDWTWDDIGNYYAAGVAGVNLHENLYHLDFQIPNRQGDPTTITDIRPAQTGVAFHNRVTAGPPGSGDHAYIYSTPYAQLAIVRGTLPSDAGTYSIRGAIQDPALFAARELVAALNRAGIEVTGKPAGTFQQPRLGEGERNTLWTHTSPPLSRVAFWLNKQSVNLFAEAVTLTLAVEEGRTGTTNSGTQVTVEILESLGVDTAGMILADGSGLSRRNAVTARQVCSILERMTAHPSFPTFFDSLPAAGVPDDPSSFSSLGVDTPAANNLRAKSGFIGHVRAYAGYVEDASGRQLAFCLIANGFPGSSAPVTNAFKDLMVDLARLTDKEMPAP
- a CDS encoding GNAT family N-acetyltransferase, whose product is MTSPRLIIRPADLSEAQDANNLLHLIDAYARDPIGNDGPLAPETYQRLIPALRSHPATQAHLALLDEKPVGYAITLLSFSTFKAANVLNLHDIAVLPEHRGQGIGNALLDYLDQHARQLGCCKMTLEVRVDNPAQKLYQRVGFGSGEALEHFLTRWCLPD